The Hordeum vulgare subsp. vulgare chromosome 7H, MorexV3_pseudomolecules_assembly, whole genome shotgun sequence DNA window CGTCCCACGGGTACCGACGTGCGGTGCTCCGAAGTCCAGATGACAGCCCGCTCCATCCCCGCGCCGCCATCCCCCACCTCGGCGCCGGCCCCGGCGCCAGATCCGCCATCCGCCGACGCCGGAGGAGAGAGCTCCATCCAGCCTTGAGGTATCATTTTGAATGTTATACAGGCATACATCCCTTGTGTATGTTTGCAAATCATAGAGTTCAGTACAACATTATACAAACTCATCCCAGCCTTGGCTAACTTTAATCTTGTGTGTGTTTCTTTGTTAATTTACAGCTGTACTGAACTGTAGCAAATCAGGGAATCATTTGTGTGAGTTGTACTGAACCATGGCAAAGATGAAccctttgtcttttcttgttgTAGCTTCATACATACACAATCTTAACCATAAAGTTGGACTCAGTAGTACATGCTTTTGTCAAAGCATTTCTCTTTTGCCTTTTCtcaaggtttctcaagcaatTATGTTTTGTTGGTTGCTtaattgtga harbors:
- the LOC123413422 gene encoding uncharacterized protein LOC123413422 isoform X3, which translates into the protein MERPSKLAKTTPWKHRIAALSPVRNKTNTSRAGRGGASVLRRRASPSPSAPAASHGYRRAVLRSPDDSPLHPRAAIPHLGAGPGARSAIRRRRRRELHPALSCTEL